The Nitrospira sp. DNA segment CCAGAGGGCTGGGCTCTACTCGACCGAGTGGAAGAGGAAGCCTCCGGAGATCCGAACATGTTCGTATTTACGAATCTGGCCGGTGTCGGCAGCATGGAGGTCAACGTGTTTCAGCGAGGCTGCGACGTCGTCATTCAAAAATCGCTTCGCGAGGGATTCGGACTCGTCGTGTCGGAAGCGTTCTGGAAGGAGAAGGCCGTCGTGGCCGGACAGGCAGGAGGAATTCCGATGCAGTACCCGGAAGGCTTCGAGGACAATCTGGTTCACAGCGTCGAAGCCTGTGCGGAACGCATCGTCCATCTGTTGCGTCATCCCGGTGAGCGGGGTTCGTTCGGACGGGCCGGCCGCGAACACGTGCGGAAGAACTTCCTTCTGCCTCGATTGGTTCGCGATGAGCTTCGGTTGATCAAGCGACTGGTCGGCTGAGGTTCGATGATGGTTCTACACGCCGTTGCATAAAGGGTTGGGCTGCCGACATGACTAATCAAATGATCCAAGAAAGGAGCAGCCATGGGCAGAGTCACACAGAGTCTTGAGCTGGTGAGATGGTTTGAAGACTTGGGCATTAAAGATGTGCCGTCTGTCGGAGGGAAGAACGCGTCGTTGGGCGAAATGTATCGCGAGCTGGCTGCCAAGGGTGTGAAGGTGCCGAACGGGTTTGCCGTGACCGCGGACGCGTACCGCGCCTTCTTGAAGGATACGGACCTCGACGGCACGATTAGGACCATTCTCAAAGACCTGAACACCCATAATCTGGAGAATCTGCGTCAGCGCAGCAGGCAAGTCCGGCAGGCGATTCTGGGCGCGGTCTTGCCGCTCGAGTTGTCGGAGGCGATCAGCGATGCGTACGATCAGTTGAGCGGCAGCCATGCAGAACCGGTGGATGTCGCCGTGCGGAGCAGTGCGACAGCTGAGGATCTTCCCGACGCCAGTTTCGCGGGCCAACAGGAAACGTATCTGAATGTGCAAGGCCATCTTGCTGTACTGGAATACTGCAAACGCTGCTTCGCGTCGCTGTTCACCGACCGGGCGCTTTCATACCGAGCCGACAAAGGGTTCGATCATTTCAAGATCGCGCTGTCCATCGGCGTCCAACGGATGGTGCGCTCCGACCTGGCGACATCCGGCGTGATGTTTTCGATCGATACGGAAACCGGTTTCCGCGACGCAGTGTTGATCAACGCCGCCTATGGCCTCGGCGAAAACGTCGTGCAGGGTTCGGTGAATCCGGATGAATACTATGTCTTCAAGCCGACATTAAAGCTGGGCCACCGTCCCATTCTGCAGAAAATACTCGGTACGAAAGAATTCAAACTGGTGTACGACATCGGCGGCGGGAAAATGGTCAAGAATCTCCCGGTTCCTTCGTGGGAGAGGGAACAGTTCGCCGTGACGGACGATGACATTCTGACACTCGCCCGATGGGCCTGCACCATCGAGGATCATTACAGCGCGAAGCGAGGAGTTCCTAGCCCGATGGATATGGAATGGGCCAAGGACGGCCTAACAGGGGAACTCTTCATCGTGCAGGCTCGCCCTGAAACCGTGCAATCGTTGAAAAAGGGGCGGGTATTGAAAACCTATCGACTCACACAACGAGGGCGAGTCTTAGTCGAGGGGCGTAGCATCGGGGGCAAGATCGCGCAGGGACCGGTGCGGGTCATTAAATCCGTTCAGCAGATTCATGAATTCAGAGGAGGCGAAGTCTTGGTCACGGATAAGACGGATCCGGACTGGGAACCGGTTATGAAGAACGCGCAGGCGATCGTGACCAATCGAGGAGGACGAACCTGCCATGCCGCAATCGTCAGCCGCGAATTAGGACTACCGGCCATCGTGGGGACGGAACATGCGACCGATCTGCTCCATGATGGACAACTCGTCACCGTGTCCTGTGCGGAAGGCGATACAGGGTTTGTGTACGAGGGACAGATTCCGTTTCACGTCGAGAAGCTTGATGTGAACGAGATCCGCCGGCCCACGACCAAGATCATGATGAATGTCGGAAGCCCGCAAGAAGCCTTCGGCCTTTCCTTCCTCCCGAATGACGGCGTCGGCTTGGCGAGGGAAGAATTCATTATCAGTACCTATATCAAAGTGCATCCGCTGGCGCTCCTCGAGTTCGACCGACTGGACGATCAGGCCCTGAGGGCTGAGATCAACCGAGTCACGGCCGGGTATTCGGACAAGGCCGAGTTCTTCGTCGATAAGTTGGCGCAGGGCGTCGCGATGATCGGGGCGGCCTTTTATCCGAAGGACGTGATCGTCCGGCTCAGCGACTTTAAGAGTAATGAATATGCCGATCTGATCGGAGGCCGGCGCTACGAACCGCAGGAAGAGAATCCGATGTTGGGGTTTCGAGGGGCGTCCCGCTATTACGATCCACGCTATCGTGAAGGTTTCGCATTGGAATGCCGGGCGATGAAACAGGTGCGGGATGTGATGGGTCTGACGAACGTAAAACTCATGGTCCCGTTCTGCCGCACGGTTGAAGAAGGGAAACTCGTTCTGGCAGAAATGGAGCGGCATGGGTTGAAGCGGGGAGAGAAGGGACTTGAAGTCTACGTCATGTGCGAAATCCCGAGCAACGTGATTTTGGCGGAAGAATTCGCCGAGATCTTCGACGGGTTTTCAATCGGGTCGAACGATCTCACGCAGCTGGTGCTCGGCGTGGATCGCGATTCGGAAATCGTGGCCCATCTCTTCGACGAGCGAAA contains these protein-coding regions:
- the ppsA gene encoding phosphoenolpyruvate synthase; the encoded protein is MGRVTQSLELVRWFEDLGIKDVPSVGGKNASLGEMYRELAAKGVKVPNGFAVTADAYRAFLKDTDLDGTIRTILKDLNTHNLENLRQRSRQVRQAILGAVLPLELSEAISDAYDQLSGSHAEPVDVAVRSSATAEDLPDASFAGQQETYLNVQGHLAVLEYCKRCFASLFTDRALSYRADKGFDHFKIALSIGVQRMVRSDLATSGVMFSIDTETGFRDAVLINAAYGLGENVVQGSVNPDEYYVFKPTLKLGHRPILQKILGTKEFKLVYDIGGGKMVKNLPVPSWEREQFAVTDDDILTLARWACTIEDHYSAKRGVPSPMDMEWAKDGLTGELFIVQARPETVQSLKKGRVLKTYRLTQRGRVLVEGRSIGGKIAQGPVRVIKSVQQIHEFRGGEVLVTDKTDPDWEPVMKNAQAIVTNRGGRTCHAAIVSRELGLPAIVGTEHATDLLHDGQLVTVSCAEGDTGFVYEGQIPFHVEKLDVNEIRRPTTKIMMNVGSPQEAFGLSFLPNDGVGLAREEFIISTYIKVHPLALLEFDRLDDQALRAEINRVTAGYSDKAEFFVDKLAQGVAMIGAAFYPKDVIVRLSDFKSNEYADLIGGRRYEPQEENPMLGFRGASRYYDPRYREGFALECRAMKQVRDVMGLTNVKLMVPFCRTVEEGKLVLAEMERHGLKRGEKGLEVYVMCEIPSNVILAEEFAEIFDGFSIGSNDLTQLVLGVDRDSEIVAHLFDERNEAVKKMVATVIKAAKAKGRKIGICGQAPSDYPEFANFLVEQGIESMSLNPDAVIKTTMAVLEQEKQRSR